From Osmerus eperlanus chromosome 28, fOsmEpe2.1, whole genome shotgun sequence, the proteins below share one genomic window:
- the imp4 gene encoding U3 small nucleolar ribonucleoprotein protein IMP4, whose amino-acid sequence MLRRETRLRREYLYRKAQEDRVRTIEEKKQKLKSALDDNRLIPTEVRREAVQLQKLLEYDDEGAEGVSSHMDDEYKWAGVEDPKVMVTTSRDPSSRLKMFTKEVKLVFPGAQRMNRGNHEINSLVQACKANNVTDLVIVHETRGQPDGLVVCHLPFGPTAYFTLYNVVMRHDVPDIGTMSEAFPHLIFHNFSSRLGQRVSNILKYLFPVPKEDSKRVITFANQEDFISFRHHTYKNTNHKNVELTEVGPRFEMKLYMIKLGTLENESTADVEWRHHSYTHTAKKRKFLSVE is encoded by the exons ATG CTTCGTCGAGAGACGAGACTTAGACGGGAGTACCTGTACAGGAAAGCCCAAGAAGACAGAGTACGCACTATTGAGGAGAAGAAACAGAAGCTGAAGTCTGCACTAGATG ACAACCGTCTCATTCCAACTGAGGTCCGCAGAGAAGCTGTGCAGCTACAGAAGTTACTAGAATATGACGATGAAGGAGCTGAGG GTGTCAGCTCCCATATGGATGACGAGTATAAGTGGGCTGGAGTGGAGGATCCCAAGGTCATGGTCACTACGTCAAGAGACCCTAGCTCAAGGCTGAAAATGTTTACCAAG GAGGTGAAGTTGGTCTTCCCGGGTGCTCAACGCATGAACAGGGGAAATCATGAAATCAATTCCCTGGTGCAAGCTTGCAAAGCCAACAATGTAACAGATCTGGTCATTGTGCACGAGACTAGAGGACAGCCAG ACGGCCTTGTGGTGTGCCACCTACCGTTTGGACCAACAGCCTACTTCACCCTGTACAATGTAGTCATGAGACACGACGTACCAGACATTGGTACCATGTCTGAAGCTTTTCCCCACctcatttttcacaacttttCCTCACGACTTGGTCAAAGG GTGTCCAACATCCTAAAGTACCTGTTTCCAGTACCCAAAGAGGACAGTAAACGTGTCATCACATTTGCCAACCAGGAGGATTTCATTTCTTTCAG acaccacacatataagaacacaaatcacaaaaatgttGAGTTGACAGAAGTGGGGCCCAgatttgaaatgaaat TGTATATGATTAAGCTTGGTACCCTGGAGAATGAGAGCACAGCGGACGTTGAATGGCGCCATcactcatacacgcacactGCTAAAAAGAGAAAGTTTCTCAGTGTGGAGTAG
- the araf gene encoding serine/threonine-protein kinase A-Raf: MSSTSSSCSSSGETSPEDVPRGGGTIRVYLPNKQRTVVNVRSGQTVFDSLDKALKVRGLSQDCCAVFRLLEGRKRLTEWNTDITPLVGEELLVEVLDDVPLTMHNFVRKTFFKLAYCDFCHKFLFNGFRCQTCGYKFHQHCSSKVPTVCVDMDTMTKRCGPNPCTDEGYPQISILLPDNSISQSDIALTPEPPGLNLLSPTSAFRFPLPGAEGQSLQRHRSTSTPNVHMVSTVGPAGTSIIEEALKLNSTMGPEPSPKPSTSPPSSLGSPGRRPPKSPSEHKERKQSSSDDKKKVHRGYRDSSYYWEVHWREVNMQKRIGAGSFGTVFKGKWHGDVAIKILKVTEPTPEQLQAFKNEMQVLRKTRHVNILLFMGFMTKPNFAIITQWCEGSSLYRHLHVSETKFDTMRRIDVARQTAQGMDYLHAKNIIHRDLKSNNIFLHEGWTVKIGDFGLATVKSRWTGSQQVEQPSGSILWMAPEVIRMQDTNPYTFQSDVYGYGVVLFELMSGTLPYTSINNRDQILFMVGRGYLSPDLSKMYSTSPKSMKRLIIDCLKFKRDERPLFPQILVSIEQVQDLLPKIERSASEPSLHRAVHAEDLNPLLFHTTRIMPL, encoded by the exons atgtcctccacctcctcctcctgctcctcctctggaGAGACCAGCCCAGAGGATGTACCCAGAGGTGGGGGCACCATCAGAGTCTACCTCCCCAATAAGCAGAGGACAGTG GTGAATGTTCGCTCAGGACAGACGGTGTTTGACAGCCTGGACAAAGCTCTCAAAGTGAGGGGCCTCAGCCAGGACTGCTGCGCTGTATTTCGCCTCCTAGAGGG GCGCAAGAGACTGACGGAATGGAACACTGACATCACCCCGTTGGTGGGGGAGGAGCTTCTGGTGGAGGTGTTGGACGATGTCCCTCTCACCATGCACAACTTT GTACGTAAAACCTTCTTCAAGCTGGCCTATTGCGACTTCTGCCACAAGTTCCTCTTCAACGGCTTCAGATGCCAGACGTGCGGCTACAAGTTCCACCAGCACTGCAGCAGCAAGGTGCCCaccgtgtgtgtggacatggacACCATGACCAAGCG GTGTGGGCCCAACCCCTGCACAGATGAGGGGTATCCTCAGATATCCATACTGTTGCCAGACAACTCCATATCCCAGAGTGACATAGCCTTAACCCCAGAGCCTCCTGG GCTTAATCTGCTGTCCCCCACTTCGGCCTTCCGCTTCCCCCTCCCTGGCGCCGAGGGCCAGTCCCTGCAGAGGCAtcgctccacctccacccccaacgTCCACATGGTCAGCACTGTGGGGCCGGCGGGCACCAGCATCATCGAG GAAGCGCTAAAGCTCAACAGCACCATGG GTCCTGAGCCTTCACCCaagccctccaccagccccccctcttccctgggCTCCCCAGGCAGAAGACCTCCTAAGTCCCCCTCGGAGCACAAAGAGCGCAAGCAGTCCTCctcagacgacaagaagaaaGTG CACCGTGGCTACAGAGACTCTAGTTACTACTGGGAGGTCCACTGGCGGGAGGTCAACATGCAGAAGAGGATAGGCGCCGGCTCCTTCGGGACTGTTTTCAAGGGCAAGTGGCACGGAGACGTGGCCATAAAGATCCTCAAAGTGACAGAGCCGACGCCTGAGCAACTGCAGGCTTTCAAAAACGAAATGCAAGTCCTGCG AAAGACACGCCATGTCAACATTCTGCTGTTTATGGGCTTCATGACTAAGCCCAACTTCGCCATAATCACCCAGTGGTGTGAGGGCAGCAGCCTGTACCGCCATCTGCACGTCAGCGAGACCAAGTTCGACACCATGCGCCGCATCGACGTCGCCAGGCAAACGGCGCAGGGCATGGA CTATCTTCATGCCAAGAACATAATTCATAGAGACCTGAAATCCAACA ACATCTTCCTCCACGAAGGTTGGACCGTGAAGATCGGGGACTTTGGGCTGGCCACGGTCAAGTCTCGCTGGACCGGCTCACAGCAGGTAGAACAGCCCAGCGGGTCCATTCTCTGGATG GCCCCAGAGGTGATCCGAATGCAGGATACCAACCCCTATACGTTCCAGTCAGACGTGTACGGATATGGGGTGGTGCTATTCGAGCTAATGTCAGGGACCCTGCCTTACACCAGCATCAACAACAGAGACCAG ATCCTCTTCATGGTCGGGCGTGGCTACTTGTCCCCAGACCTCAGTAAGATGTACAGCACCTCCCCCAAGTCCATGAAGAGGCTCATCATTGACTGCCTGAAGTTCAAACGCGACGAGAGGCCTCTCTTCCCTCAG ATACTGGTAAGCATTGAGCAGGTCCAGGACCTGTTGCCAAAAATCGAGCGGAGCGCCTCGGAGCCCTCGCTGCACAGGGCTGTCCACGCAGAGGACCTGAACCCACTCCTGTTCCACACCACCCGGATCATGCCCCTGTGA